The following coding sequences are from one Thermoflexus sp. window:
- the pstA gene encoding phosphate ABC transporter permease PstA, with protein MGNRQRRETMGKLFEGMALAATIFGLLVLAFLLFDVARRGLGVLSWSFLTSYPSRFPERAGIRSALLGTIWVMALTALFSVPLGVAAAIYLEEYAPRNRLTRLIELNINNLAGVPSIIYGLLGLELFVRGLRLERSVMAGALTLSLLILPILIAASREALRAVPMSLREAAFALGATRWQVIRHQVLPVAFPGILTGMILALSRAIGETAPLITIGALTFISFDPKGPLDQFTVLPIQIFDWVSRPQAGFHARAAGAILVLLAVLLSMNGLAIYLRYRLQRRYQW; from the coding sequence ATGGGAAATCGACAACGCCGGGAGACGATGGGGAAGCTCTTCGAGGGAATGGCGCTGGCGGCCACGATCTTCGGCTTGCTCGTTCTAGCCTTTCTGCTGTTCGACGTGGCCCGCCGGGGTCTGGGAGTGCTCTCCTGGTCCTTTCTCACCTCCTACCCTTCCCGGTTCCCGGAGCGAGCGGGGATCCGATCCGCCCTCCTGGGGACGATCTGGGTGATGGCCCTGACCGCTCTGTTCTCCGTGCCGCTGGGAGTCGCCGCGGCGATCTATCTGGAGGAATACGCCCCGCGCAATCGCTTGACCCGCCTCATCGAGCTGAACATCAACAACCTGGCTGGCGTCCCCTCGATCATCTATGGTCTCTTAGGGCTCGAGCTCTTCGTTCGCGGCCTGAGGCTGGAACGAAGCGTCATGGCCGGAGCGCTCACCTTGAGTTTGCTGATCCTGCCCATTCTGATCGCCGCCTCTCGGGAAGCCTTGCGCGCGGTGCCGATGAGCCTGCGGGAGGCCGCTTTCGCTCTGGGAGCCACCCGCTGGCAGGTGATCCGCCATCAGGTGTTGCCGGTGGCCTTCCCGGGCATCCTCACCGGAATGATCTTGGCCCTCTCCCGGGCCATCGGGGAGACGGCCCCCCTGATCACGATTGGCGCCCTCACCTTCATTTCCTTCGACCCGAAAGGACCTTTGGATCAGTTCACTGTGCTTCCCATTCAGATCTTCGATTGGGTCTCCCGCCCTCAGGCGGGCTTTCACGCCCGGGCAGCGGGGGCTATCCTGGTGTTGCTGGCGGTGTTGCTGTCGATGAACGGTCTGGCCATCTATCTCCGCTATCGCCTGCAGCGGCGCTATCAGTGGTAG